In Bacillus cereus ATCC 14579, a single window of DNA contains:
- a CDS encoding DUF3952 domain-containing protein has product MKLKKKAKMMIVLSIVASLLSGCGFGETKIEYERLVEALDEGDMKTVMSASDDGYAYVKEEVRDSTFIEDNNKQIGVVYQTTQGIYSIKDNILFGEAQKKVNTPVEDEKHSDNPQYKEEVVFKSDIRYENGQLEASNRGGDMSNIKLMLNRVQGIKELKPNVNKKSFSQPATISYNLSETQFKELFNGNLGLEYEKFSYATLLIEFNSAKDTKENPMEITEITISIGYKQRNEENNMIRHDQEITTYLHNKEENNRKSKKDYLQYEKKFKESH; this is encoded by the coding sequence ATGAAGTTAAAGAAGAAAGCTAAGATGATGATAGTACTGTCAATAGTAGCAAGTTTATTAAGTGGATGTGGTTTTGGAGAGACAAAGATAGAGTATGAGAGATTAGTAGAGGCATTGGATGAAGGGGACATGAAGACAGTTATGTCTGCGAGTGATGATGGGTATGCGTATGTGAAAGAAGAGGTTAGGGATAGCACTTTTATTGAGGATAATAATAAGCAAATAGGAGTAGTTTATCAAACAACGCAAGGTATTTATAGTATTAAAGATAATATTCTTTTTGGTGAGGCACAAAAGAAAGTCAATACTCCAGTTGAGGATGAAAAACATAGTGACAACCCACAATATAAAGAAGAAGTTGTATTCAAGTCAGATATAAGATACGAAAATGGACAGCTAGAAGCTTCAAATCGAGGGGGAGATATGTCTAATATAAAATTAATGCTCAATAGAGTGCAAGGAATAAAAGAATTGAAACCAAATGTGAATAAAAAAAGCTTCAGCCAACCAGCTACGATAAGCTATAATTTATCAGAAACTCAATTTAAAGAGCTATTTAATGGGAATTTAGGATTAGAGTATGAGAAGTTTAGTTATGCAACACTACTAATTGAATTTAATTCTGCTAAGGATACAAAGGAAAATCCGATGGAAATAACAGAGATAACAATTTCGATAGGCTATAAACAAAGAAATGAAGAAAATAATATGATTAGGCATGATCAAGAAATAACAACATATTTACATAATAAAGAAGAAAATAATCGGAAATCAAAAAAAGATTACTTACAATATGAAAAGAAATTTAAAGAAAGCCATTAA
- a CDS encoding DUF4176 domain-containing protein, whose product MKDYMDKVLPLGSVVRLGLKEEEDAEYVITTRGLLLDENTFYDYGGVLHPVGLTEETYKLFNHTDIAEVKFEGYRNKIEGQFAAKFKMWRNEFVEKVIEKNKKQQQAQELEIKGKK is encoded by the coding sequence ATGAAAGACTATATGGATAAAGTATTACCTTTAGGCAGTGTTGTAAGATTGGGTCTTAAAGAAGAGGAAGATGCGGAGTATGTAATTACTACGAGAGGTTTATTACTTGATGAAAACACATTCTATGATTATGGCGGAGTGTTGCATCCAGTGGGTTTAACCGAAGAGACGTATAAATTATTTAACCACACGGATATTGCAGAGGTTAAATTTGAAGGGTATCGAAATAAAATTGAAGGTCAATTCGCAGCTAAGTTTAAAATGTGGCGGAATGAGTTTGTTGAAAAAGTAATTGAAAAAAATAAAAAGCAACAACAAGCACAAGAGTTAGAAATAAAGGGAAAAAAATAA
- a CDS encoding lipase family protein — MSKDVEQDKEIIEDIEVREINSDWGKLELAGKDIYDFKAGKEPYNQLSQKNKKTLQDKFNADFIDDKVDENTGFAAYAFKDRSTGEIVITYVGTEDATDAITDGEIGGHNITGANKIMLGNLEHDFTVRQYDQGEEFYLKVKHDNPSAKISVTGHSLGGGIANTVSLRHQEDNIETLTLNPAPVLNRDVDKFGNGFDMKNVRNIINQNDPLHIGIKAADFTLPGRMYKIPNQAGHSYAFTVKDYDENGHLIWIDKLASDNDTGWDIIPGFMEFSQSAGAIYTGTIHDVFHRKVSIEEEKVAGTAINLILNATPISSIIGGILGYSDIVQGSKELEKLREKVQEGFSRLNTKYEGLKSQITAEAIQFSIMATVEIKGAVDIAVEWIETTLAKCKEKVLEVLESVFNTAINFLSGSVVVYLATSEILDIAKEVAASYVQDLLDLFKGDFVVDTNVAAIVSEHILSHHHSLLNLFMNDNSRGINRSLLGEIAKDVKELSKDLKQLNDDVSEAVFSMFAKDEELGAVSYY, encoded by the coding sequence ATGAGTAAGGATGTGGAGCAAGATAAAGAAATAATAGAGGATATAGAGGTAAGAGAGATAAATTCTGATTGGGGGAAATTGGAGCTAGCTGGAAAGGATATTTATGACTTTAAAGCTGGTAAAGAACCGTATAACCAACTAAGTCAAAAAAATAAAAAGACATTACAGGATAAATTTAACGCAGATTTTATAGATGATAAAGTTGATGAAAATACAGGATTTGCTGCATACGCTTTTAAAGATAGGTCTACAGGAGAAATTGTAATAACATATGTAGGAACGGAAGATGCAACGGATGCAATAACAGATGGTGAAATTGGGGGACATAATATAACAGGTGCAAATAAAATAATGTTAGGTAATTTGGAACACGATTTTACAGTTAGACAGTATGATCAAGGAGAAGAATTTTATTTGAAGGTTAAACATGATAACCCTTCTGCCAAAATTAGTGTAACAGGGCATTCATTAGGTGGTGGTATAGCTAATACTGTATCGTTAAGACACCAAGAAGATAATATTGAAACATTAACATTAAATCCAGCGCCTGTATTAAACCGAGATGTTGATAAATTTGGTAATGGGTTTGATATGAAAAATGTTCGGAATATCATTAATCAGAATGATCCACTACATATTGGGATAAAGGCAGCAGACTTCACACTTCCGGGAAGAATGTATAAAATTCCGAATCAAGCTGGTCACTCATATGCTTTTACAGTGAAGGATTATGATGAGAATGGACATCTAATATGGATTGATAAACTAGCAAGTGATAACGATACGGGGTGGGATATTATCCCAGGATTTATGGAGTTTTCTCAATCTGCTGGGGCTATATACACAGGAACTATACATGATGTATTTCATAGAAAAGTTTCTATAGAAGAAGAAAAGGTAGCTGGAACTGCAATTAATTTGATACTAAATGCAACGCCAATTTCTAGTATTATAGGTGGAATATTAGGTTACTCGGACATTGTACAAGGCAGCAAGGAGCTTGAAAAGCTAAGAGAAAAAGTTCAAGAAGGTTTTTCAAGATTAAATACAAAGTATGAAGGACTAAAGTCTCAAATTACAGCAGAAGCAATCCAATTTAGTATAATGGCTACAGTTGAAATAAAAGGAGCGGTAGATATCGCTGTAGAATGGATTGAAACAACTTTAGCGAAATGTAAGGAAAAAGTTTTAGAAGTATTAGAGTCTGTATTTAATACTGCTATAAATTTTTTATCTGGAAGTGTTGTAGTATATTTAGCTACAAGTGAAATTTTAGATATTGCAAAAGAAGTTGCAGCTTCTTACGTGCAAGATTTACTAGATTTGTTTAAAGGAGATTTTGTAGTTGATACAAATGTAGCTGCAATTGTATCTGAACATATATTAAGTCATCATCACTCATTGTTAAATCTCTTTATGAATGATAACAGTAGGGGGATAAACCGTTCTTTATTAGGTGAAATTGCTAAAGATGTGAAGGAGTTATCGAAAGATTTAAAACAATTAAACGACGATGTTTCAGAAGCAGTATTTTCTATGTTTGCAAAAGACGAAGAATTAGGAGCAGTTTCATATTATTAA